A DNA window from Thermomicrobiales bacterium contains the following coding sequences:
- a CDS encoding SDR family oxidoreductase, whose protein sequence is MTRLHGKRVVITGGSTGIGAAVVRRFAAEGAAIAILDVNTEAAEALARDISQPGSMAFAIGCDVGDVAAVADAVEAAADRLGGIDVVMANAAVGTITVGGTVETIDPEMWDLAFDVNTRGVYAVCRAALPHLRVRGGSIVVTSSSSALIGAGGGRPTHAYTAAKGALLSLVRALAVSYGPEGIRVNALVPGFVRTRLTADVVDDPAALAGAIEGIPLRRIAEPDEMAPCALFLASDEASFVTGTMLVADGGQTIQ, encoded by the coding sequence ATGACGCGTCTTCACGGCAAACGAGTCGTAATCACCGGCGGCTCAACCGGCATTGGTGCGGCGGTGGTGCGGCGGTTCGCTGCCGAGGGCGCGGCGATTGCCATTCTTGATGTGAACACCGAAGCGGCGGAAGCGCTTGCTCGCGACATATCCCAGCCAGGATCGATGGCGTTTGCGATCGGCTGCGATGTGGGGGACGTGGCGGCGGTGGCCGATGCAGTTGAGGCTGCGGCGGATCGGCTCGGCGGGATTGATGTTGTGATGGCTAACGCTGCTGTGGGGACGATCACCGTTGGCGGGACCGTCGAGACGATCGATCCGGAGATGTGGGATCTGGCTTTTGACGTGAACACGCGGGGCGTCTATGCGGTCTGCCGGGCGGCGCTACCGCACCTGCGGGTTCGCGGTGGCTCGATCGTCGTGACCTCGTCGAGCAGTGCGCTGATTGGTGCTGGCGGTGGTCGGCCGACGCACGCATACACGGCGGCGAAGGGCGCGTTGCTCTCGCTCGTGCGGGCGTTGGCGGTGTCGTACGGGCCGGAGGGGATTCGGGTCAACGCGCTGGTGCCAGGTTTCGTGCGGACGCGGCTGACGGCTGATGTCGTGGACGATCCAGCGGCTTTGGCGGGCGCAATCGAAGGTATCCCGTTGCGCCGCATCGCCGAGCCGGACGAGATGGCGCCCTGCGCGCTGTTCCTGGCCAGCGATGAAGCGAGCTTCGTGACCGGCACGATGCTGGTGGCGGATGGTGGGCAGACGATTCAGTAG